Proteins from one Bacteroides mediterraneensis genomic window:
- a CDS encoding DUF5074 domain-containing protein, which translates to MKKNWLYLALMAIPLVSGLTACDNENDPVPTTDPEPTTTYGAYIVNTGNWGANDGSIQWFDMATQTVSGDLYQAQNGKGIGDLQDLCVYGSKMYAIGSTSSKIEILDLKGKLIKSIPLNNDENQPIQPRYAVGAEGCVFFSAYDGTVSKLDTLSQEVTGSLEVGAYPEALTYVDGKLYVNISGYGSGDKVAVVDVKSWTKQSDITVKLNPYTVCFDGKDGYVYVVSNGNYAGAEGLPEDQWIYQTLQRIDVQTNQVEEVCNATYAAKKGDNIYVLYAEYYLPERNSCFVYNVETKEKKEFIDINDIPYPGGIAVDPVSEDVYIISQPYSSLNDIYVYSKDGQFKKKFETGNSTTNIRFLAD; encoded by the coding sequence ATGAAAAAAAATTGGCTTTATTTGGCCTTAATGGCAATTCCTTTGGTCAGTGGTTTGACCGCATGTGATAATGAGAATGATCCTGTTCCAACCACAGACCCGGAACCTACTACTACGTATGGAGCTTATATTGTAAATACAGGAAACTGGGGTGCTAATGATGGTTCTATCCAGTGGTTTGACATGGCGACCCAGACGGTAAGTGGTGATTTGTATCAAGCACAGAATGGAAAGGGCATAGGAGATTTACAGGATTTGTGTGTGTATGGTTCGAAAATGTATGCCATAGGGAGCACTTCTTCTAAAATTGAAATTTTAGATTTAAAAGGGAAATTGATAAAAAGCATTCCTTTGAATAATGATGAAAATCAGCCGATTCAACCACGTTATGCTGTCGGGGCGGAAGGTTGTGTGTTCTTTTCAGCTTATGATGGGACGGTTTCTAAATTAGATACTCTTTCACAAGAGGTTACTGGAAGTTTGGAAGTGGGAGCATACCCAGAAGCTTTGACCTATGTGGATGGCAAACTTTATGTGAACATATCTGGATATGGTTCGGGAGATAAGGTGGCTGTCGTGGATGTAAAATCATGGACAAAGCAGTCGGATATCACAGTGAAATTAAATCCTTATACTGTTTGTTTTGATGGGAAAGACGGATACGTATATGTGGTGTCTAATGGTAATTATGCAGGTGCAGAGGGCTTACCTGAAGATCAATGGATTTACCAAACTCTTCAACGGATTGACGTGCAGACCAATCAAGTGGAAGAGGTATGTAATGCCACGTATGCCGCAAAGAAGGGAGATAACATTTACGTGTTATATGCAGAATATTATCTGCCTGAAAGAAATTCTTGCTTTGTATATAATGTAGAGACGAAGGAGAAAAAAGAGTTTATTGATATAAATGATATTCCATATCCGGGAGGGATTGCGGTAGATCCGGTTTCGGAAGATGTATATATTATCAGTCAGCCTTATAGCTCTCTGAATGATATATATGTTTACTCTAAAGACGGACAATTCAAGAAAAAGTTTGAAACAGGAAATTCTACCACAAACATCCGTTTCTTAGCTGACTGA
- a CDS encoding TonB-dependent siderophore receptor, whose translation MKRWNEPAFRVGYRFFILVCLCVLTGVGSVFAQQADSDSITGKVHQIPDVTVSVRKTPQAVKATSPLQVMGKMEMERLGVHEVADAVRHFSGVTVKDYGGIGGLKTISVRSLGSQHTGVIYDGVAVSDCQSGQVDISRFSLDNVSQLTMTIGQSDDIYQTARAFASAGVLSIQTARPDFQETSYHINANLKAGSFGLVNPSILYNQRLSAKTSLSVYGDFLRADGNYPFKMWNGNSLIDSKRNNSDIRTYRAEATLYTNLTSKQDLQVKAYLFDSERGLPGGVVYDNPYAAERLFDKNYFGQFRYENRFSDRLKLQASGKFNYSWNRDYNDEASGITDDRYRQTETYLSATLWGDLGKGFSLSLAQDFVYNYLHTNLEKCQFPQRYTLLTVLAAQYQRASFTATASLLNTYITENVRIGTAAADRKRLSPAFSVSWKPFEETGLRFRASYKDIFRTPTFNDLYYLVIGNSSLRPETTKQGNIGVTWSGSRLGFLDFLSVSADTYYNKVKDKIVAVPTMFVWKMTNVGKVETIGLDVNLSAEARVTEWLKCYLTANYSFMQAEDVTDPDSKTWRNQIVYTPRHSGGGNFTLELPWINLSYNLTYASERYTLAQNLPSYRIKPYSDHGISLSHKFSWKRHQLRIQLDALNLSNKNYEVIRFYPMPGRNYKISINYYL comes from the coding sequence ATGAAAAGATGGAATGAACCGGCTTTCAGGGTCGGGTATCGCTTTTTTATACTCGTGTGCCTGTGTGTCCTTACAGGAGTGGGGAGTGTTTTTGCACAGCAGGCCGATTCGGACAGCATTACGGGAAAAGTGCATCAGATTCCGGATGTGACGGTGAGCGTGCGTAAGACTCCTCAGGCCGTGAAAGCTACTTCCCCCTTGCAGGTGATGGGAAAAATGGAAATGGAGCGTCTGGGGGTGCATGAAGTAGCCGATGCCGTGCGCCATTTTTCGGGAGTGACGGTAAAAGATTATGGAGGTATCGGAGGATTGAAAACGATTTCTGTCCGTAGCTTGGGAAGTCAGCATACGGGAGTGATTTATGATGGGGTAGCTGTCAGTGACTGTCAGTCAGGTCAGGTAGACATCTCTCGCTTTTCTTTGGATAACGTGTCCCAACTCACCATGACGATAGGACAGAGTGACGATATTTATCAGACTGCACGTGCTTTTGCTTCTGCGGGTGTGTTGAGCATTCAGACTGCCCGACCTGATTTCCAGGAAACATCGTATCATATCAATGCCAATTTGAAGGCCGGCTCTTTCGGTTTGGTAAATCCTTCCATATTATACAATCAGCGCCTGTCTGCTAAAACATCCCTGTCTGTATATGGCGATTTTTTGCGGGCAGACGGCAATTATCCCTTTAAAATGTGGAATGGGAACAGTCTGATTGACAGTAAGCGGAATAATAGTGACATACGGACTTACCGTGCGGAAGCTACCTTGTATACAAACCTGACTTCCAAACAAGATTTACAGGTAAAAGCTTATCTTTTTGATTCGGAGCGTGGATTGCCGGGAGGTGTGGTTTATGACAATCCCTATGCGGCAGAACGACTTTTTGACAAAAACTATTTCGGGCAATTCCGATATGAGAACCGTTTTTCCGACCGTCTTAAACTTCAGGCTTCGGGTAAGTTCAATTATAGCTGGAACCGGGATTACAATGATGAGGCCTCAGGTATCACCGATGACCGTTATAGACAGACGGAGACCTATTTGTCTGCCACTTTGTGGGGAGACTTGGGAAAAGGATTCTCTTTGTCGTTGGCACAAGATTTTGTGTATAACTATTTGCATACGAATCTGGAAAAGTGCCAGTTTCCGCAGCGTTATACGTTGTTGACGGTCCTGGCTGCCCAATATCAACGTGCTTCTTTTACGGCTACTGCTTCTTTATTGAATACCTATATTACGGAAAATGTGCGTATTGGAACGGCGGCTGCAGACCGTAAGCGTCTTTCTCCTGCGTTTAGTGTGTCATGGAAGCCTTTTGAGGAAACCGGATTGCGATTTCGGGCATCTTATAAGGATATTTTCCGTACCCCGACGTTCAATGATTTATATTACTTGGTAATAGGAAATAGTAGTTTGCGCCCGGAAACAACCAAGCAGGGAAATATCGGAGTGACTTGGAGCGGATCGAGATTGGGCTTTCTTGACTTTCTTAGTGTGTCGGCCGATACTTATTATAATAAAGTAAAAGATAAGATTGTGGCTGTTCCCACCATGTTTGTTTGGAAAATGACGAATGTAGGGAAAGTGGAAACGATAGGTCTGGATGTGAATCTGTCGGCTGAAGCTCGTGTGACAGAGTGGTTGAAGTGCTATTTGACCGCAAACTACAGCTTTATGCAGGCCGAAGATGTGACTGACCCGGATTCCAAGACCTGGAGGAATCAGATTGTGTATACACCCCGCCACTCCGGTGGTGGGAATTTTACCCTTGAATTGCCTTGGATAAATTTGTCCTATAATCTGACTTATGCATCAGAGCGGTATACGTTAGCACAGAACCTGCCCAGTTATCGTATTAAACCTTATTCTGATCATGGGATATCTTTGTCCCATAAATTCTCCTGGAAACGGCATCAGTTACGTATCCAACTGGATGCGTTGAACCTTTCCAACAAAAATTATGAGGTAATACGCTTTTATCCTATGCCTGGCAGGAATTATAAGATTTCTATCAACTATTATTTATAA
- a CDS encoding potassium/proton antiporter — protein MIFTAENILMIGSILIFSSILISKTGYRFGIPTLLLFLVVGMLFGSDGLGLQFNSASDAQFIGMMALSIILFSGGMDTKYGDIKPVLTPGIVLSTAGVLLTTLLTGVFIFYISDWNQTNIELTLLTSLLLAATMSSTDSASVFNLLRSQRMNLKQHLRPMLELESGSNDPMAYMLTIVLIQVISSGSHPDFLLITKDLLVQFFFGGVIGYAMGRFSVWLINRINLSNSSLYSILLLSLVFITFTITDQLKGNAYLAVYIMGVILGNTKLAFRKEINTFMSGLTWLFQIIMFLTLGLLVNPHEMLDLAAVALLIGAFMIIVARPLSVFLCLLPFRNITAKGKLFVSWVGLRGATPIIFATYPVLAEIEGSQQLFNIVFFITLVSLVIQGMTITKAAKLLHLDLPAPKEGNEFGVELPEEIDTRLNDLTLTPEMLATQNKLADMQIPKGTLVMLVKRGSEFLIPNGQMELKPGDKLLLISENKHKPAD, from the coding sequence ATGATTTTTACGGCAGAAAATATTTTGATGATTGGGTCAATCCTGATTTTTTCCAGTATTCTTATCAGCAAGACCGGATACCGGTTTGGAATCCCTACCCTCTTACTCTTTCTTGTGGTGGGAATGCTTTTCGGAAGCGACGGACTGGGATTGCAGTTCAACAGTGCTTCGGATGCACAGTTTATTGGTATGATGGCATTGAGCATCATCCTTTTTTCCGGAGGTATGGACACGAAATACGGCGACATCAAGCCAGTACTCACTCCGGGAATTGTTCTGTCGACTGCCGGCGTCCTGCTCACCACCTTGCTGACCGGTGTGTTCATCTTTTATATTTCCGACTGGAACCAGACCAACATCGAGCTGACCTTGCTCACGTCTCTGCTGCTGGCTGCCACCATGTCGTCTACCGACTCGGCGTCTGTGTTCAACCTGCTCCGTTCGCAGCGGATGAACCTGAAGCAGCATCTCCGCCCGATGCTGGAACTGGAAAGTGGTAGTAATGACCCGATGGCCTACATGCTGACCATCGTACTGATACAAGTCATCTCCAGCGGAAGCCATCCCGACTTTCTGCTCATCACGAAAGATTTGCTGGTACAGTTCTTTTTCGGAGGGGTTATCGGCTATGCCATGGGACGCTTCAGCGTATGGCTCATCAACCGCATCAACCTATCGAACAGCTCTCTCTACTCCATCCTTCTGCTCAGTCTGGTCTTCATCACCTTCACCATTACCGACCAGCTGAAGGGAAACGCCTACCTGGCCGTGTACATCATGGGCGTGATTTTGGGAAACACCAAACTGGCTTTCCGGAAAGAAATCAACACCTTCATGAGCGGACTGACCTGGCTCTTTCAGATTATCATGTTCCTCACCTTGGGATTGCTGGTCAACCCGCATGAAATGCTCGATCTGGCCGCAGTAGCCTTGCTGATTGGTGCCTTCATGATTATCGTGGCACGTCCACTCAGCGTATTCCTCTGCCTGCTTCCTTTCCGGAACATCACCGCCAAAGGCAAGCTGTTTGTCTCATGGGTCGGGTTGAGAGGAGCTACCCCCATCATTTTCGCCACCTACCCCGTACTGGCCGAAATCGAGGGTTCCCAACAGCTGTTCAACATTGTCTTTTTCATCACCCTCGTGTCACTGGTCATTCAGGGGATGACCATCACAAAGGCTGCCAAGCTGCTGCACTTGGACTTGCCGGCTCCCAAGGAAGGCAATGAATTTGGAGTGGAACTGCCAGAAGAAATCGACACCCGCCTGAACGACCTTACCCTGACACCGGAAATGCTGGCCACCCAAAACAAGCTGGCCGATATGCAGATTCCGAAAGGCACACTGGTGATGCTGGTAAAACGAGGCAGTGAGTTTCTCATCCCCAACGGGCAAATGGAACTGAAGCCGGGAGACAAGCTGCTGCTCATTTCCGAAAACAAACACAAGCCGGCTGATTAA
- a CDS encoding ABC transporter ATP-binding protein → MRQTEIVIEGKDLTIGYQVGKKRTEVHIGLNFQLFRGELTCLLGANGAGKSTLLRTLAAAQPFLSGGLELLGRDLSAYSERELSRTIGVVLTDRTQAGGLTVYELVALGRQPYTGFFGRLDKKDKQLVEHALQAVEIAHKARCYMAELSDGERQKVMIAKALVQECPLILLDEPTAFLDVVSRIEIMNLLHRLAVEENRAILLSTHDIEQALVLADRLWLLSSAEGLECGVTEDLILGNRMDTLFRDRPHIKFDLMHGGFSPEVSGEKFIVLRAADEILRHWAQNALNRHHYFCLEASPGREGLPLLEVIAPNRLSYTGGNGQTVCYTSFKCLLENI, encoded by the coding sequence ATGAGGCAAACGGAAATCGTAATAGAGGGAAAAGACTTGACCATCGGCTATCAGGTGGGAAAGAAGCGGACGGAGGTACATATCGGGTTGAACTTCCAGCTTTTCCGGGGAGAACTGACCTGTCTGTTAGGAGCCAACGGGGCTGGAAAATCAACTTTGCTCCGTACATTGGCTGCTGCCCAGCCTTTCTTGTCGGGTGGCTTGGAGTTATTGGGACGTGATTTGTCGGCGTATTCCGAACGGGAGCTGTCGAGAACCATCGGAGTGGTATTGACCGACCGCACACAGGCCGGAGGGCTTACAGTTTATGAACTGGTGGCTTTGGGGCGTCAGCCTTATACGGGATTTTTCGGACGGTTGGATAAAAAGGACAAACAGTTGGTGGAGCACGCGCTTCAGGCGGTGGAGATTGCTCATAAGGCCCGGTGTTACATGGCGGAGCTTTCGGATGGAGAACGGCAGAAAGTGATGATAGCCAAAGCGCTGGTACAGGAATGTCCGTTGATTCTGTTGGATGAGCCGACGGCCTTTCTGGATGTGGTGAGCCGGATTGAAATCATGAATCTCCTGCATCGGCTGGCTGTGGAAGAGAACAGAGCTATTCTTTTGTCCACGCACGACATTGAGCAGGCCCTTGTGCTGGCCGACCGTCTGTGGCTTCTTTCCTCAGCGGAAGGATTGGAGTGTGGAGTGACAGAAGACCTGATATTGGGCAATAGAATGGATACTTTGTTCCGTGACCGTCCGCACATCAAATTTGATTTGATGCATGGAGGTTTTTCTCCGGAAGTGTCGGGGGAGAAATTTATTGTATTGAGGGCGGCAGACGAAATATTGCGTCATTGGGCGCAGAATGCATTGAACCGGCATCATTATTTCTGTCTGGAGGCATCTCCTGGAAGAGAAGGACTTCCGCTGTTGGAAGTCATTGCCCCCAATCGGCTATCTTATACGGGAGGTAACGGACAAACTGTTTGTTATACTTCCTTTAAGTGTTTGTTGGAAAATATATAA
- a CDS encoding ABC transporter substrate-binding protein, translated as MKQILLSAHIVIMVLLLSACGGGGKASSVREGGDTLRMKYATNLSVVKFPDYTMVSIRNPWDTLKTLHTYLLTDKTRPVPENLPEGTVVRVPLERAVVYSVVHGSVLKELGCVESIKGVCNLEYFKMPEVQEGCRKGTVVDCGNGMNPDIEKIIDLHPDAILLSPFENSGGYGRVGKLGVPVIECADYMETSPLGRAEWLRFYGLLVGQSQKGDSLFAQIEKEYLTVKALAAKATSHPTVLSDLKYGSAWYIAGGQSTTGRLYADAGAEYVFAALPNSGSVPMAFETVFDKGENADFWLIKYNQPHDKTYRELQKDYSLYARFKAFHERRVYGCNTYRIPFYEESPFHPEVLLKDMVKIFHPELLEGYEPKYFSKLAE; from the coding sequence ATGAAACAAATTTTACTATCTGCCCATATAGTAATCATGGTCTTGCTTCTCTCTGCCTGTGGCGGAGGAGGCAAGGCTTCTTCTGTTCGAGAAGGAGGGGATACGCTGAGGATGAAGTATGCCACCAACTTGTCGGTGGTGAAGTTTCCGGATTATACAATGGTTTCTATCCGTAATCCATGGGATACGCTGAAAACACTGCATACCTACCTGCTGACGGACAAGACGCGGCCGGTGCCGGAAAACTTGCCGGAGGGCACCGTCGTGCGTGTGCCTTTGGAACGGGCGGTGGTGTATTCGGTGGTACATGGAAGTGTGCTGAAAGAGCTGGGCTGCGTAGAAAGCATCAAGGGGGTTTGCAACCTGGAATATTTCAAAATGCCGGAAGTACAGGAAGGCTGTCGGAAAGGGACGGTGGTGGACTGTGGAAACGGTATGAATCCGGACATCGAGAAAATCATTGATTTGCATCCGGATGCCATCCTGCTTTCTCCGTTTGAGAACAGTGGCGGTTATGGACGGGTAGGCAAACTGGGCGTACCCGTGATAGAATGTGCGGACTATATGGAGACTTCTCCATTGGGCCGTGCCGAATGGCTGCGCTTCTATGGCTTGCTGGTGGGGCAGTCGCAGAAAGGTGATTCTCTTTTTGCACAGATAGAAAAGGAGTACTTGACGGTGAAAGCTTTGGCTGCCAAGGCAACCTCTCATCCTACGGTATTGAGTGACTTGAAATACGGTTCAGCCTGGTATATCGCCGGCGGGCAGAGTACGACGGGACGTTTGTATGCGGATGCGGGAGCAGAGTATGTCTTTGCTGCATTGCCGAACAGTGGTTCGGTGCCCATGGCTTTTGAAACGGTGTTCGACAAAGGAGAAAATGCGGATTTCTGGCTGATAAAGTACAATCAGCCGCACGACAAAACTTATCGGGAATTGCAGAAAGACTATTCGTTGTATGCCCGTTTCAAGGCATTTCATGAACGTCGGGTTTACGGATGCAACACTTATCGGATTCCGTTCTACGAAGAATCGCCCTTTCATCCCGAGGTCTTGTTGAAAGATATGGTAAAAATCTTCCATCCGGAATTGCTGGAGGGGTATGAACCGAAATATTTTAGTAAATTAGCAGAATGA
- a CDS encoding iron ABC transporter permease, whose translation MIFAGRKNYMVFVGLVFLIVLLVAANLFLGSVDIPAREVVRILGGEEAAKASWTYIVWESRFPQCVTALLCGAALSASGLMLQTVFSNPLADSSILGISSGASLGVALVMLAGGGTIATGVFTLSGFFSVILGAFLGAVAVLALILFLSSLIRSNVMLLIAGIMIGYIASSLISLLNFFATAEGVQSYMVWGMGNFGGVSLEQLPAFSLLTLAGLVVAVLLIKPLNALLLGPRYAENLGVNIRRVRNYLLLATGVLTAVTTSFCGPVSFIGLAVPHLARLMLGTSNHNSLMPVTLLSGGALALLCNLICVLPGASGVIPLNAVTPILGAPVIIYVIINQRRIQYFN comes from the coding sequence ATGATATTTGCAGGCAGAAAGAATTACATGGTGTTTGTCGGCTTGGTTTTCCTGATTGTACTTCTGGTAGCGGCCAATCTGTTTCTTGGTTCGGTGGATATACCGGCACGGGAAGTGGTGCGTATTCTGGGAGGGGAAGAGGCGGCAAAAGCCAGTTGGACCTATATTGTGTGGGAATCACGTTTTCCGCAGTGTGTGACGGCCTTGCTCTGTGGGGCGGCGCTCTCGGCCTCCGGGCTGATGTTGCAGACGGTGTTCAGCAACCCGTTGGCCGATTCCTCTATCCTGGGAATCAGTTCAGGCGCCAGTCTGGGAGTGGCGTTGGTGATGCTGGCTGGAGGAGGTACCATTGCGACGGGCGTGTTTACGCTTTCCGGATTTTTCTCGGTCATCTTGGGAGCCTTTTTAGGAGCTGTGGCCGTGCTGGCCCTGATTCTTTTTCTGTCTTCTCTGATAAGAAGTAATGTAATGCTGCTCATTGCCGGTATCATGATTGGTTATATTGCCTCGTCTCTGATTTCGCTGCTGAATTTCTTTGCTACGGCAGAAGGGGTACAATCGTATATGGTGTGGGGGATGGGAAATTTCGGCGGTGTTTCTTTGGAACAGCTCCCTGCTTTTTCGCTGCTGACTTTGGCCGGACTGGTGGTGGCGGTTCTGTTGATCAAGCCGTTGAATGCCTTGCTTTTGGGTCCGCGTTATGCCGAGAATCTGGGAGTGAATATCCGGCGGGTACGCAATTACCTGCTGCTGGCCACAGGGGTGCTGACTGCGGTAACTACTTCTTTCTGTGGTCCGGTTTCTTTTATCGGGCTGGCCGTTCCTCATCTGGCACGTCTGATGCTGGGAACTTCCAACCATAATTCTTTAATGCCGGTCACCTTGCTTTCCGGTGGGGCTTTGGCCTTGTTGTGCAACCTGATTTGTGTGCTTCCGGGAGCATCGGGAGTGATTCCTTTGAATGCGGTCACACCTATTCTGGGAGCGCCAGTGATTATTTATGTGATTATTAACCAACGTCGGATTCAATATTTTAACTGA
- a CDS encoding RNA degradosome polyphosphate kinase, with product MESHYKYFNRDISWLAFNYRVLLEADDDSLPLYERINFISIYSSNLEEFYQVRVAEHKAVASGGKSEDMTVEEAHALIRRITEVVNRQLEDRVRIYEQKILPELRRNHVVFYQSKSEVEDFHKEFVHRFFMEEVFPYLQPMKMEPENVRFFLRDKRLYLAVKVRKLGADKSDYYLIKMPYSKVPRFVELPFHDGNYYLMFLEDIIKANLQEMFVGYEVECSYCCKISRDADVFVDDVPAESMVEKLKEKVKKRKIGAICRFVYDRKMPEEFLDALVEALGINREELVPGDKHLNLENLSFLPNPNPDIPQMVKPQPMCLPGMNEKHFMYRRIAKRDMLLYYPYHSFEHFIRFLYEAVRDPFCREIMITQYRVAEHSEVINALIAAARNGKHVTVFVELKARFDEENNLATAELMRKAGIDIIFSIPGLKVHAKVALVLRENDKGERLRSYAYVSTGNFNEKTAKIYADIALYTCNKQIVEDMYTLFRVLRKELKEPHFKRLLIARFNLLPELKQLIQEEINLVRKGKPGRIILKMNALQDTAMIDELYRASEAGVQIDLIVRGICCLVPGEAFSRNIRVTRIVDTFLEHARVWYFGNGGDPKIFIGSPDWMRRNLYRRIEAVTPILDGKLRQELTDMLNLQLSANRKACWVDNHLQNVFKRKPGNDDVRAQYDFYEYLKRRLAED from the coding sequence ATGGAAAGCCACTATAAATATTTCAACCGCGACATCAGCTGGCTCGCGTTCAACTATCGTGTATTGCTGGAAGCTGACGATGACAGCCTCCCTTTGTATGAAAGAATCAATTTCATTTCGATTTATTCGTCCAATCTGGAAGAGTTTTACCAGGTGCGTGTGGCTGAACACAAGGCGGTAGCCTCCGGGGGAAAGAGTGAGGATATGACGGTAGAAGAGGCGCATGCCCTGATTCGGCGCATCACGGAGGTGGTGAACCGCCAGCTGGAGGACCGTGTGCGCATTTATGAGCAGAAGATACTTCCTGAACTGCGGAGGAACCATGTTGTCTTTTATCAGAGCAAGAGTGAGGTAGAGGACTTCCACAAGGAGTTTGTGCACCGTTTTTTCATGGAGGAAGTCTTCCCTTATCTTCAGCCGATGAAGATGGAACCGGAAAACGTACGCTTCTTTTTGCGCGACAAGCGGCTGTATCTGGCGGTGAAAGTCCGGAAGCTAGGAGCGGACAAGTCGGACTACTACCTCATCAAGATGCCGTATAGCAAAGTGCCCCGTTTTGTGGAATTGCCTTTTCATGACGGAAATTATTATCTGATGTTTCTGGAGGATATCATCAAGGCGAATTTGCAGGAAATGTTTGTAGGCTATGAGGTGGAGTGCAGCTATTGTTGCAAGATTTCGCGGGATGCTGATGTGTTTGTGGATGATGTGCCGGCAGAAAGCATGGTGGAGAAGCTGAAGGAGAAAGTGAAGAAACGGAAGATTGGGGCCATCTGTCGTTTTGTGTACGACCGGAAGATGCCGGAGGAGTTTCTGGATGCGCTGGTGGAAGCGCTGGGCATCAACCGGGAGGAACTCGTGCCGGGCGACAAGCATTTGAACCTGGAAAACCTGTCCTTCCTGCCGAACCCGAATCCGGATATTCCACAGATGGTCAAGCCGCAGCCGATGTGTTTGCCGGGGATGAACGAAAAGCATTTCATGTATCGGCGGATAGCCAAACGCGACATGCTGCTCTATTACCCATATCACAGTTTTGAGCATTTCATCCGTTTTCTGTATGAAGCCGTGCGTGACCCGTTCTGTCGGGAAATTATGATTACGCAGTATCGGGTGGCAGAACATTCGGAGGTAATCAATGCCTTGATTGCGGCGGCCCGGAACGGGAAGCATGTTACGGTGTTCGTGGAACTGAAGGCCCGTTTTGATGAAGAGAATAATCTGGCGACTGCAGAGCTGATGCGGAAGGCTGGGATTGACATCATTTTCAGTATTCCGGGGTTGAAAGTTCACGCGAAGGTGGCGTTGGTGCTTCGGGAGAACGACAAGGGGGAGCGTTTGCGAAGCTATGCGTATGTAAGTACAGGGAACTTCAACGAGAAGACCGCGAAAATTTATGCGGATATTGCCTTGTACACGTGCAACAAGCAGATTGTGGAAGACATGTACACCTTGTTCCGTGTGTTGAGAAAAGAGCTGAAGGAACCTCATTTCAAACGTCTGCTGATTGCCCGCTTTAACTTGTTGCCGGAACTTAAACAGTTGATTCAAGAAGAAATCAATTTAGTGCGTAAAGGAAAGCCTGGGCGAATCATCTTGAAGATGAACGCCCTGCAGGATACGGCCATGATTGACGAACTGTATCGGGCCAGTGAGGCGGGGGTACAGATTGACTTGATTGTTCGAGGAATTTGTTGTCTGGTGCCCGGAGAGGCGTTCAGTCGGAATATTCGGGTCACCCGCATCGTGGATACGTTTCTGGAGCATGCCCGTGTGTGGTATTTCGGCAACGGGGGCGACCCGAAAATATTTATCGGTTCACCCGACTGGATGCGTCGCAATTTGTATCGCCGCATCGAGGCGGTCACTCCCATTCTGGACGGAAAACTCCGTCAGGAACTGACCGACATGCTGAACCTCCAGTTGTCGGCCAACCGGAAGGCCTGCTGGGTGGACAATCATCTGCAGAATGTCTTCAAGCGGAAACCGGGGAATGACGACGTGCGGGCACAATATGACTTTTATGAATACTTGAAACGCAGGCTGGCTGAGGATTAA